DNA sequence from the Methylobacterium sp. SyP6R genome:
CCAGTTCGGACCGTCTGCCTGCTCCAAGAACCTCACGTCGAGCTGCGAGTCCGCCTCCTCATGTGCGATGGCGAAGGCTAGGTTCGAAGGCCCAAATCCGACGCCGAGCACGTCGTGGATGAGACAATTTTTCTCGAACGTCGACATTGGCAGATCAATCTCCAGGATTTCGCTCACATCGCCTTGTAAAAACTATGATTTAAAGAATTCACATGATGACTTATCTACATTATTGTATTTAGTGTTTGATCTGAATAAATGAAAACCGGTATCCAATATTGCAAATTTAAATGATCTCGCTTGCTGCAATCGATGCTAACGGAGTGGGCCATGTGACTGGACCTGTCTCTCCGCAGGCAAGCCAGAGGCGCTCCGAAGCTGCTGGCACAATAGGAGCCATACCGGCGCAAAGGGCTCGTACGACGCCCCGAACGACGTCCGGATCCCCATCATGCGCAACAAGCGCCAGGGCAAGTTCTAGGCCGGTGGCGACTGCTAGTGCAGCGATCCGCAGGCTGGGCCTCTCGTGCCCGTAGGCAGCCTCGAACCTACGACGCAGCGCTCGCGCTTCCGGTGTCTCAGGTCGCGCTGAAGCCGGCGGATTCAGCGCCAGAAGAGCCTCCTCCAGTGCCTCGAGCGGCTTCCGGAACTTTCGGGCGACGATTAGTTCGAAGTCGTCCTGCGAAAAGTTCGCCTGATTGTACTCAGGATTTGAGTATGCGAGGTAGAAGCGCGCCTCGTCGGCATCGACTTTCGCCAGAAAGTCCCGGCCCCATATGAGGTGTCCTTGGCTTGTGGAGAACTTGAACTGATCTAGTAGGTAGAACTCGTTTGTCACAAAGGCGGCGGGAAGCAACGCGTCGGCACCACATTCTGCGGCAGCGAATGCTAGGCATAATTGAGCGACGCAATAGAAGAACGAGTTGTCGAAGCCGAGATACTGTATGTACCGGACCCGGCTTGGCGCAGGAAACAATCCGGACCCATACTTCGTCCGGTGAGCCTTGTCGAGCCAGTAGTAGTGTCCCGGCACCATCTCTGCCCAGACGTTCAGAACCATCCCGCGTTCATCGCCCAGTGGCGAGGCAACGCCCCACATCGACGGGAAGGTGATCGGGAACGTCGGTAGGCGACTGTCGAAGAGTTCGTCTATCAGCCGAGCGAGCGTGGGCCTCCGTTCAGGGAGGGTGTCGAGCAGGTGCGATCGGAGCCGAGGTCGCCATGTCTCCAGATCGAAGACCACCTCTGAAACGGTTCTCGGCTCGATCCGGTCGCCTGGTCTGCCGCCCGTCGGATGGAGCCCGAACAAGGCCTCAGCATCGTTCGGGTGTCCGCAGGTCTCGCAGATGTTGCCTTTCGTCTCGCAAAGGCAAGTTGGGCATCGTCCCGAGGCGTAGGCCTCGAACAGGAAGCGGTCACGAGCGACATCATACGGAACCGGTCGCTGCCGCCTGCTAAATACGCCGTGCCCGTCTAGATGGCGGAACCATTCCACGACATAGTGGGCGTAACTCGCATCCGGCAGTCCCACAACGTCGAAGGCAATCTCGGCTGATCTTAGCGTGGAGGAGATTTCAGCATGGCTCCGCGTCGCGAGGGTGCGCGGATCCAGACCCAGGCGCTCTGCAGTGGTGACGACGTAGCTTTGATGGGTGTCTACCCCGAGCGCTGCAACCGCCTTGTGGCCACGCAACGACAGGTATCGGCGCAGCACGTCGGCCCCGAAATATGGGCCCGACAGGTGACCGACATGGAGGTCGCCGTTAGGAGTCGGAGGTGGCGCGACGATCGCGAAGAGCTCTGTCTGAGGATATGTCATCTGCTCAGCCAATCACTTCATGGAGTTTCTAGGCTTCTGGCTGCGTCGACGCTTTCAACTGGTCCGCGATGTGCATCAGCCTCGCGTTCGCTTCTGGACTTCCCCAGAAGATCGTCAGGAAGCGAAGTGGCACTAATGACGACGTGTTCCGGACGGTGTGGTGGCTGAACCTGGGCAGGTAGATGACGTCACCTGCTTCAATCGGTGAACTCTCGTCGTCAACTGTGATGATGCCGGCGCCATCCAGTATCAGGAAGGTCTCTTCCTCGTCGTGCGAGTGCGGTGTAGTCGACTCGCTGGGACGTACTGAGGCAATTGCGCTGCCCCATAGCGGATCCGCGACATCAGCCCAAGGATAGAGGCGTCTAAGATCGCAGCCGTACTCGTAAGACGACGTCGCATCTTTGGCGCGAGCTATGCGCATCGCGTCCTCCTCTATTCGACCTGTGTTTTCGCCAGCCCACGCCGCTAGCGGCGTGGGCTGGCCGAAGCTCCCACGGCAACCACCCTGGGTTTCTCTTAACAGGTACCCTGAGTACCATCGTGTCAAGGAAAAATTGCGGCCCAGCTTCGATTGAAGCGAGGAAAAAAAAGCCTCATCTCCTTGAGAAAATTCGATCAGCGGGTTGATGCGCAGCCGGGGTTGTGGCTCTCTGTCACCTCCTATGTCGAGAGTAAGCTCGTGAAGGAATGCATCCTGGCTGCTAAATAAAGGAAGTACAGCAGTCGCCGTGTTCAAGCCCGCCTATCCGTCCGATATTGGGCCCGAAAACGACTAATACACATTCCGCGTTCTGTATCGGGTCGGGAGTGGCTGGTGTTGGTCTGCGACAGCTTCGGCGCGACCGCCTGCAACCGATCCGGAAAGCGCGCGCTGCTGCTTCCGAGAGGCCGCGGATGATCGTTGCGCCCCGTGATCCTCAAGGAGCGTGACCGAAATGCAGACCCCTGATAGACCGTCCGGAGACGCGGCCCCCACGCCGCTCCGCGGCGGCCCGGCCCCATGGGCGCGGGCTGGCGGCTACTTCGCTTGGGCGTTGATGGCGACCGCCTACGCGCT
Encoded proteins:
- a CDS encoding class I tRNA ligase family protein — translated: MTYPQTELFAIVAPPPTPNGDLHVGHLSGPYFGADVLRRYLSLRGHKAVAALGVDTHQSYVVTTAERLGLDPRTLATRSHAEISSTLRSAEIAFDVVGLPDASYAHYVVEWFRHLDGHGVFSRRQRPVPYDVARDRFLFEAYASGRCPTCLCETKGNICETCGHPNDAEALFGLHPTGGRPGDRIEPRTVSEVVFDLETWRPRLRSHLLDTLPERRPTLARLIDELFDSRLPTFPITFPSMWGVASPLGDERGMVLNVWAEMVPGHYYWLDKAHRTKYGSGLFPAPSRVRYIQYLGFDNSFFYCVAQLCLAFAAAECGADALLPAAFVTNEFYLLDQFKFSTSQGHLIWGRDFLAKVDADEARFYLAYSNPEYNQANFSQDDFELIVARKFRKPLEALEEALLALNPPASARPETPEARALRRRFEAAYGHERPSLRIAALAVATGLELALALVAHDGDPDVVRGVVRALCAGMAPIVPAASERLWLACGETGPVTWPTPLASIAASEII
- a CDS encoding cupin domain-containing protein; protein product: MNTATAVLPLFSSQDAFLHELTLDIGGDREPQPRLRINPLIEFSQGDEAFFSSLQSKLGRNFSLTRWYSGYLLRETQGGCRGSFGQPTPLAAWAGENTGRIEEDAMRIARAKDATSSYEYGCDLRRLYPWADVADPLWGSAIASVRPSESTTPHSHDEEETFLILDGAGIITVDDESSPIEAGDVIYLPRFSHHTVRNTSSLVPLRFLTIFWGSPEANARLMHIADQLKASTQPEA